The DNA window GAACCATGGTGCTATCCTTCTTGTTCGGCGCTGATCGCGCGGTGGAAAGGAAACGAAAGGTGCAGATTTAGGTTCCGGCCGAAGCCCTGCGAAGGCGCAGGTAACGCTCCCGCATGACGATGATCGTGCCTGCGGTAATGATGAGCGGGGCACCAAGCCACAGGGTCGGACCGGGCAAATCGTTCCAGAACAGCCATCCGAAGCCCGTCGCCCAGATCAGCGCAGTGTAGTCCATCACGATTACCGTCGCAGCCGATCCGAACCGAAGCGAAGCCGTGAGCAGCAACTGCCCTGCCGCGCCGGTCAGGCCGACGCCCAACAGCAGAAACCATCCGGTCGTATCGTGAGCGGTCGCGAAAAAGGGCAGGAAACAGGCCGTCAGCGGCAGGGTGAGCAGGCAGAACCAGAAGACGATGCCTTGTGCCGTCTCGGTGCGATTGAGATCCTGGATCTGGATCGAGACCAGCGCGACCATGAAGGCGCCGGCCAATCCGATCGCCACGCCGAACGGATCGACATCGGCGCTACCGGGCTGGGTCACAATCAGGATCCCGGCAAATCCTATGCCCACCGCGCTCCAGCGGTATTTGCCGATCTTTTCCTTCAGCAGAAGCATGGCGAGAATCACGGCAAAGATCGGTGCTGTGAAATTGAGCGTGGTCGCTTCGGCAAGCGGCAGTAGTGTCACCGCGCTATAGATCAGGGCCATGCCGGTGATACCGTAGAGCGCGCGCACCAGATGCGCGGAAAAGCGCACCGGCTTGAGGCTTGCGATATCGGCCACAACCAGCGTCCATACGAACACGATCGGCAGGGTGATCGCCTGACGCCAGAACACGATTTCGGAAAGGTGGACGCCAGCTTCGCCCGCCAGCTTGACCAATGCAGACATCGTCGCGAGCGCCATCGCGGCGAAGATGCGGACGATCACCGCAAGCTGCGGGCGAGGGGCGGCGACGGTCGAATCCACGAGCTCTCCCTTAGGCGGCTACGGGCATGACGCAAGCACGGCGCTTGCAGCGATCGCGCAAACGCCCATATCCCCGCGCATGGATTGGAATGCGATCTGGAGCCATATCCGCTTTGCCAGCCCGGCCACGCAGGCTGCGCTCTGGGCTGGAGCGCTGTTGGTGGTCGCGGGACTATCGATCTGGGCGGAAAGCCGGCGGACGAAGCGCAGCACACCCGATGCGGTCGGCTTTATGCCCTGGACCTTTATCGCGCTCGCCTCGCTTTTCATCGCGGCGGGCTTGGCATTGGCGGCAGTGAAGGGCTGGCGCGCGGGTTAGAACTCCGCGTCCGTCCGGACGAGCCTTAGAGGCAGGCTTCCAGATAGGCCTGGTCGAACCCGAACTGGCGCGCCTTTTCCAGCGTGTAGGGGCGGAGGCCCGAGCTGCGGAACTCGCCCATGATCTTGCCGTCGTCGCTCTCGTCGAGATACTCGAACTTGAACAATTCCTGCGTCACGATCACGTCGCCTTCCATCCCGATGACCTCGGTAATGTTGGTCGTGCGGCGCGAACCGTCGCGCAGGCGCTTCACCTGCACGATGAGATCGACCGATTCGGCGATCTGCCGGCTGATGGCTTCCTTGGGGATCTTGATGTCGCCCATCAGGATCATGTTTTCCATACGGCCCAGACACTCGCGCGGACTGTTGGCGTGAAGCGTACACATCGAACCGTCATGGCCGGTGTTCATCGCAGCGAGGAGGTCGAAACATTCCGCGCCACGAATTTCGCCGAGAATGATCCGGTCGGGGCGCATACGCAGGGCGTTTTTCACGAGGTCGCCGATCGTGATCGCGCCCTGACCTTCGAGGTTCGGCGGACGCGTTTCGAGCGGCAGCCAGTGCGGCTGCTGCAGGCGCAGTTCGGCGGCGTCTTCGATCGTCAGCACGCGTTCGCCCGGGTCGATCATCTTCGACAAGGCATTGAGCATCGTCGTCTTGCCCGAGCCGGTACCGCCCGAAATAACCACGTTCATGCGGCAGGCACCGGCGATCTTGAGCGCGGTGCACATCTTGTCGTCCATCGATCCGAAGCCCTCGAGCATGTCGAGCGTTATCGGTTTCTCGGAGAATTTACGAATCGAGATTGCGGTGCCGCGCAGCGACAGCGGCGGCACGATCACGTTCACACGGCTGCCGTCCTTGAGGCGGGCGTCGGCGAGCGGGGTGGTCTGGTCGACGCGGCGGCCGACCTGGTTCACGATGCGCTGGGCAATCTGGAACAGGTGCTGCTCGTCGCGGAAGCGGATATGGGCAAGCTGGAGCTTGCCGCCCTTTTCGACGTAGGTCTGGTCGGGCCCGTTGACCATGATGTCCGAGACATCGGCATCATTGAGCAGTTCCTCGAGCGGACCGAAGCCGAGCAATTCATCGACCAGCACCTTCTCGAGCGCGAATTGCTCGCGCCGGTTGAGCGTGACCTTCAGTTCGGCCAGCACTTCGAGGATGATCGGGCGGAATTCCTCCGACAATTCGTCCTTGGTCAGCGTGGCAGCGGCTTCGGGATCCACTCGTTCGAGCAGGCGCGGCAGCACCTGCTCCTTGATCTTGTGAACGCTGGCTTCGAAGCCGTCCTGCTCTTGGGGCTCGTGAACGTTGTTCGATCGTTCGGCGAGACGCGCCATCGCATCGCCGCCCTTTTGCATGCCCGACGGCACGGCCGTGTTCGACGATCCATCCTTGTCGTCGGGCAAGGGCGGAAACTGGTCTCCGCCCGAAGATGACTTGTCTTGCGATGATTTGGATGGCGGCGGCGTGCCGTTGCCTTTCATCGGACGCGCGACGCCGAAGCTGGGCCGCGACCCGCCGGGGCTGCTGCTCGTTCCGTTCTTGCGTCCGAATGCGCTCATGCCGTCTCGTTCCCATGCACTGCGGTGCTGTCACCTCGTGTGGGTGCCGTTCTGGGCGCTAATGGTAAATTTTCCGGAAACTTCGTGCGCGACATGCCATCGCTATAATCCTCGCGCACCGTTCGCCTGCCCGATAGGATAGGGGAATGCGACGTCATCGGACCGGTACAGGATTGATGAGCCAGCGAGGCTTTCTCACTGCAAGGCGATGGGCATGACCGAGCCGCTAACCTGCTGGCTGTGCAAGCGTACGATCGGCAAGCGGGTGCAGTGGCATCACACCGTTCCCAAGGCGAAGAAGGGCAGGGCGACCGTCCCCGTCCATCCCATGTGCCATCGCACCATCCACGCCAATTTCACCAATGCAGAACTGGCGCGGTTCGACAGCGCTCGAGACCCCTTGCTGGACAACGAGACAGTGGCAAATTTCCTGCGGTGGATCGCCGACAAGCCACCGGACTTTCATGCAGCAACGCGCAGGCCGCGGCGCTAGCTCG is part of the Alteriqipengyuania halimionae genome and encodes:
- a CDS encoding DMT family transporter; translated protein: MDSTVAAPRPQLAVIVRIFAAMALATMSALVKLAGEAGVHLSEIVFWRQAITLPIVFVWTLVVADIASLKPVRFSAHLVRALYGITGMALIYSAVTLLPLAEATTLNFTAPIFAVILAMLLLKEKIGKYRWSAVGIGFAGILIVTQPGSADVDPFGVAIGLAGAFMVALVSIQIQDLNRTETAQGIVFWFCLLTLPLTACFLPFFATAHDTTGWFLLLGVGLTGAAGQLLLTASLRFGSAATVIVMDYTALIWATGFGWLFWNDLPGPTLWLGAPLIITAGTIIVMRERYLRLRRASAGT
- a CDS encoding CpaF family protein, with amino-acid sequence MSAFGRKNGTSSSPGGSRPSFGVARPMKGNGTPPPSKSSQDKSSSGGDQFPPLPDDKDGSSNTAVPSGMQKGGDAMARLAERSNNVHEPQEQDGFEASVHKIKEQVLPRLLERVDPEAAATLTKDELSEEFRPIILEVLAELKVTLNRREQFALEKVLVDELLGFGPLEELLNDADVSDIMVNGPDQTYVEKGGKLQLAHIRFRDEQHLFQIAQRIVNQVGRRVDQTTPLADARLKDGSRVNVIVPPLSLRGTAISIRKFSEKPITLDMLEGFGSMDDKMCTALKIAGACRMNVVISGGTGSGKTTMLNALSKMIDPGERVLTIEDAAELRLQQPHWLPLETRPPNLEGQGAITIGDLVKNALRMRPDRIILGEIRGAECFDLLAAMNTGHDGSMCTLHANSPRECLGRMENMILMGDIKIPKEAISRQIAESVDLIVQVKRLRDGSRRTTNITEVIGMEGDVIVTQELFKFEYLDESDDGKIMGEFRSSGLRPYTLEKARQFGFDQAYLEACL
- a CDS encoding HNH endonuclease codes for the protein MTEPLTCWLCKRTIGKRVQWHHTVPKAKKGRATVPVHPMCHRTIHANFTNAELARFDSARDPLLDNETVANFLRWIADKPPDFHAATRRPRR